In a single window of the Streptococcus ilei genome:
- a CDS encoding helix-turn-helix domain-containing protein yields MILGETYRKIREEKGISISSLAGAEISKSQISRFELGETEISVFKLLYLLERIGVTLEEFLLICNHYQPSDFNTLIASVKQATYNEDAQALLDMVEKEIELFHETNSHYHKLNAIFIESIVSGMDKNHQLSRQDASYLTNYLFSVENWGYYETLILGNCCRVLSPDLLFRYAKEALKKGKLYSPIPRNRQSLIQLLLNSLIIMIENDLYEESLFLKQATKNILADSTDFFEQTILLYLDGYLELKFYHNQKSLLKIKEALKIFELFNKTIYKNYKQYFEKHIIHLVD; encoded by the coding sequence ATGATTTTAGGTGAAACTTATAGGAAAATAAGAGAAGAAAAGGGGATTTCTATTTCTTCATTAGCAGGTGCTGAAATTTCAAAATCTCAAATATCTAGATTTGAATTAGGAGAAACAGAGATTTCTGTCTTTAAGTTATTGTATCTTCTTGAAAGAATAGGAGTAACACTAGAAGAATTTCTGCTTATCTGTAATCATTATCAACCTTCGGATTTTAATACCTTAATAGCTTCTGTTAAACAGGCCACATATAATGAAGATGCTCAAGCATTACTAGATATGGTAGAGAAAGAAATAGAACTTTTTCATGAGACAAATTCTCATTACCATAAATTAAATGCTATTTTCATCGAAAGTATTGTTTCGGGAATGGATAAGAATCATCAATTGAGTCGTCAAGACGCCTCTTATCTTACAAACTATTTATTTTCCGTTGAAAACTGGGGTTATTACGAAACGCTCATCCTTGGAAATTGCTGTCGTGTTCTATCTCCAGATTTATTATTTAGATATGCCAAAGAGGCGCTCAAAAAAGGGAAGTTGTATAGTCCTATACCTAGAAATAGACAATCTCTCATTCAACTACTTCTCAATTCTTTGATTATAATGATTGAGAACGACTTATATGAGGAATCTTTATTTTTAAAACAGGCTACGAAGAATATATTAGCGGATTCCACAGATTTTTTTGAACAAACTATTTTGCTATATTTAGATGGATATTTGGAACTGAAATTCTATCATAATCAAAAATCACTTTTAAAAATCAAAGAAGCTTTAAAAATTTTCGAACTCTTCAATAAAACAATCTACAAAAATTACAAACAATACTTTGAGAAACACATCATTCATTTAGTAGACTAG
- a CDS encoding ATP-binding cassette domain-containing protein: MNQIMKQYKLLYFLIILLSLTSALLMTFFSLQLGRILDSITNSNSGLLFHITICVSLILLWFFISCSYSYLKNQYVKKVIIDLKKGLLLHYLSREFNQIDNRNHSDFLNNITKNSDLIQENLLIPRISLIANLGTLIMSVVAIIYIEWRLALVFLLLSSITIFLSQIPGKLMTKATNNYSLQNSHYLSKMTNFINGFEQIKLLNIQSWTQEKIQGISLEFEESRKTYQFLKDLASTTGILLSFGSQLSCMVAGIFFVRNNLLTIGLLVASIQLLNGVFAPLQSILYNKNLISSSKSIIDNIQENLYETNHGTFHKTSTIDCDNISTISISQLYYEIENRILFDHFSYEFKKGKRYAIIGASGTGKTTLVKLILNYYPKNLYDGEIKINGKQNIDMPSEELYKDIAFVQKNDFLIEGNILENIKLARNLHLTEKLRKSLGFNEDFLRKNLAQSNKIISEGEKQRIDLARFLVKTYSVYIFDEPTSNLDPIKAKEIMDYILSIKDAIVIVITHDQNPEILEEFDHVITL, encoded by the coding sequence ATGAACCAGATTATGAAACAATATAAATTACTATATTTCTTGATTATTTTATTAAGTTTGACAAGTGCTCTTTTAATGACATTCTTCTCTCTTCAATTAGGAAGAATACTTGATAGTATAACTAATTCAAATAGTGGATTACTCTTTCATATCACTATTTGTGTAAGTTTAATTTTACTGTGGTTCTTTATCTCTTGTTCTTATTCCTATCTTAAAAATCAATATGTAAAAAAAGTTATTATAGATCTAAAAAAGGGTCTCTTATTACATTATTTATCGCGTGAATTTAACCAAATTGACAACCGTAACCATTCAGATTTCTTAAATAATATCACCAAAAATAGTGACCTTATTCAAGAAAATTTATTGATTCCTAGAATCTCTCTAATTGCAAATTTAGGGACCCTTATCATGAGTGTGGTTGCCATTATCTATATAGAATGGCGATTAGCATTAGTCTTTCTTTTATTGTCGAGTATAACGATTTTTCTATCTCAAATTCCTGGAAAGTTAATGACTAAAGCAACTAATAATTATTCCCTACAAAATAGTCACTATTTGTCAAAAATGACAAACTTTATTAATGGTTTTGAACAAATTAAGTTATTAAATATTCAAAGCTGGACCCAAGAAAAAATTCAGGGAATCAGTTTAGAATTTGAAGAGTCCAGAAAGACATATCAATTCTTAAAAGACTTAGCTTCAACTACTGGAATTTTACTAAGTTTTGGCTCTCAACTATCCTGTATGGTCGCTGGTATCTTTTTTGTAAGAAATAACTTACTGACTATTGGACTACTAGTAGCAAGTATTCAATTATTAAACGGTGTTTTTGCTCCATTACAATCTATTCTTTACAATAAAAATTTAATCAGCAGTAGCAAGTCCATTATTGATAATATCCAAGAAAATCTATATGAGACAAATCATGGAACTTTCCATAAAACAAGTACAATTGATTGTGATAACATTTCGACTATTTCTATTAGCCAATTATATTATGAAATTGAAAATAGAATATTATTTGATCATTTTTCCTATGAATTTAAAAAAGGCAAGCGCTATGCGATTATCGGTGCTTCAGGAACTGGGAAAACAACTTTAGTAAAATTAATACTAAATTATTATCCAAAAAATCTTTATGATGGAGAAATAAAAATCAACGGAAAACAGAATATTGATATGCCCTCAGAGGAGTTATATAAAGATATTGCGTTTGTGCAAAAAAATGACTTTCTAATTGAAGGCAATATTCTAGAGAATATCAAATTGGCTAGAAACCTTCATTTAACTGAAAAATTAAGAAAATCCTTAGGTTTTAATGAAGACTTCCTTCGTAAAAACCTAGCTCAATCAAACAAAATCATTTCAGAAGGAGAAAAGCAACGAATTGATTTAGCTAGGTTTTTAGTCAAAACATATTCAGTTTATATATTTGACGAACCTACAAGTAACCTTGATCCAATAAAAGCAAAAGAAATAATGGACTACATTCTATCCATTAAAGATGCAATTGTTATTGTCATTACTCATGATCAAAATCCAGAAATATTGGAAGAGTTTGATCACGTTATTACCTTATAG
- a CDS encoding type II toxin-antitoxin system RelB/DinJ family antitoxin produces MPKTSMSIRLDSEVKEQAQQVFNHLGMDMTTAINIFLRQAIQYQGLPFDVRLDENQKLLQVVMDVDQNRNMSQSFESVSDLMEDLRA; encoded by the coding sequence ATGCCAAAGACGAGTATGAGCATCCGTCTGGATAGTGAGGTTAAGGAGCAGGCCCAACAGGTTTTTAATCATTTAGGAATGGATATGACAACAGCTATCAATATTTTCCTTCGTCAGGCAATTCAATATCAGGGTTTGCCTTTTGATGTTAGGCTTGATGAGAATCAAAAATTGCTCCAAGTAGTAATGGATGTAGACCAAAATCGTAATATGAGTCAGTCTTTTGAATCTGTCTCAGACTTGATGGAGGACTTGCGTGCTTAA
- a CDS encoding type II toxin-antitoxin system YafQ family toxin produces the protein MLKIRYHKQFKKDFKLAMKRGLKAELLEEVLNFLVQEKELPARYRDHQLTTSKHFQGVRECHIQPDWLLVYKVDKSELILNLLRTGSHSDLF, from the coding sequence GTGCTTAAAATTCGTTACCATAAACAGTTTAAAAAAGATTTTAAGTTGGCTATGAAGCGTGGGTTGAAGGCAGAATTATTAGAAGAAGTATTGAATTTTCTTGTTCAAGAAAAAGAACTTCCTGCTAGATATCGCGACCATCAATTGACGACGTCCAAACATTTTCAAGGGGTTCGTGAGTGTCATATCCAACCAGATTGGCTTTTGGTCTATAAGGTAGACAAGTCGGAATTGATTTTAAACTTGCTGAGGACAGGAAGTCATAGTGATTTGTTTTAA
- a CDS encoding aminopeptidase, translating to MVLPNFKENLEKYAKLLVANGVNVQPGHTLALNIDVEQRELAHLIVKEAYALGAHEVIIQWADDFTNREKFLHAPMDRLDNVPDYKIAEMNYLLDHKASRLGVRSSDPGALNGVDSEKLSSSAKALGMAMKPMRIATQANKVSWTVAAAAGVEWAKKVFPNAASDEEAVDLLWDQIFKTCRVYEEDPVKAWEEHAAILKSKADTLNKEQFSALHYTAPGTDLTLGLPKNHVWESAGAINAQGEGFLPNMPTEEVFTAPDFRRAEGYVTSTKPLSYNGNIIEGIKVTFENGEIVDITAEKGDQVMKDLVFKNKGARALGECALVPDPSPISQSGITFFNTLFDENASNHLAIGAAYATSVEGGAEFTEEELEAAGLNRSDVHVDFMIGSSQMDIDGIREDGTRVPVFRNGDWAI from the coding sequence ATGGTTTTACCAAATTTTAAAGAAAACTTAGAAAAATATGCTAAATTGTTAGTTGCGAACGGAGTTAATGTGCAACCTGGCCATACCTTGGCTTTGAACATCGATGTGGAGCAAAGAGAATTAGCCCACTTGATCGTGAAAGAAGCCTATGCCTTGGGTGCTCACGAAGTCATTATCCAATGGGCGGATGACTTCACTAACCGGGAAAAATTCCTCCATGCCCCGATGGATCGCTTGGACAATGTACCTGACTACAAGATTGCAGAGATGAACTACCTCTTGGACCACAAGGCGAGTCGCTTGGGTGTGCGCTCGTCTGATCCAGGTGCCTTAAATGGCGTTGATTCAGAGAAACTTTCTTCTTCTGCTAAGGCTTTGGGCATGGCCATGAAACCCATGCGCATCGCCACTCAGGCTAACAAGGTCAGCTGGACAGTTGCAGCAGCAGCAGGGGTAGAATGGGCGAAAAAAGTCTTCCCAAATGCGGCTAGCGACGAAGAAGCAGTGGATCTCCTGTGGGATCAAATCTTCAAGACTTGTCGAGTTTACGAAGAAGATCCGGTTAAGGCTTGGGAAGAGCATGCTGCTATTCTCAAGAGCAAGGCAGATACACTTAACAAAGAGCAATTCTCAGCCCTTCATTACACAGCACCTGGAACAGATTTGACCCTTGGTTTACCGAAAAACCACGTTTGGGAATCAGCCGGAGCGATCAATGCCCAAGGCGAAGGCTTCTTGCCAAATATGCCGACAGAAGAGGTCTTCACAGCTCCTGACTTCCGTCGCGCAGAAGGTTATGTCACTTCTACAAAACCGCTTAGCTACAATGGGAATATCATCGAAGGGATCAAAGTGACCTTTGAAAATGGGGAAATTGTAGATATTACAGCTGAAAAAGGTGATCAAGTCATGAAAGATTTGGTCTTCAAAAACAAGGGAGCGCGTGCCTTGGGTGAATGTGCCCTCGTACCAGACCCAAGCCCAATTTCCCAATCAGGCATTACCTTCTTTAATACCCTCTTTGATGAAAATGCCTCTAACCACTTGGCCATCGGAGCAGCCTATGCAACTAGTGTAGAAGGTGGCGCAGAGTTTACAGAAGAAGAACTCGAAGCAGCAGGACTTAACCGCTCAGACGTCCACGTCGACTTCATGATTGGCTCAAGCCAAATGGATATCGACGGCATCCGAGAAGACGGCACTCGCGTCCCAGTATTCCGCAACGGAGATTGGGCAATATAG
- a CDS encoding family 20 glycosylhydrolase, with product MAAQPVTATTETPAKDPEQEEKLAKKKVISIDAGRKYFSPDQIKEIIDEASKTGYTDLHLLVGNDGLRFVLDDMSLQVGDTSYSSQAVKEAVEKGTKAYYDDPNGTALTQAQMDDILAYAKSKNIGVIPTINSPGHMDAILTAMEQLGIENPHFNYFGTKKSERTVDLDNQKALDFTKALVDKYAAYFSGKTEIFNIGLDEYANDATDAHGWQVLQASKYWPDEGYPDKGYEKFIQYANDLAAIVKKHKMKPMAFNDGIYYNGDTSYGTFDKDIIVSYWTGGWNGYDVASSKLLSELGHQILNTNDAWYYVLGRDKAGSGWYNLDQGLEGISKSAIDSVQKNDGAKVPFIGGMVAAWADTPSATYKKELLFKLMHAFADKNADYFVADPEVVEKALAEAPTDLDHYTPESLVAFTEAKKALEGVGADTTRAEAKELIASLKAAQEALVHTESYAKELADKEAAEKLAKSKVISIDAGRKYFSLDQLKRIVDKASELGYSDLHLLVGNDGMRFVLDDMTLEANGKTYTSDDVKAAILEGTKAYYDDPNGQALTQAEMDELLAYATSKGIGLIPAVNSPGHMDAILVAMQKLGIEHPQATFDTVSKTTMDLTNEEAVNFTKALIGKYMDYFKGKSKIFNYGTDEYANDATNAQGWYYLKWYELYGKFADYANSLAAMAREKGLQPNDDPNGQALTQAEMDELLAYATSKGIGLIPAVNSPGHMDAILVAMQKLGIEHPQATFDTVSKTTMDLTNEEAVNFTKALIGKYMDYFKGKSKIFNYGTDEYANDATNAQGWYYLKWYELYGKFADYANSLAAMAREKGLQPMAFNDGFYYGDEDDVAFDKDVLISYWSKGWWGYNLASPQYLADKGYKFLNTNGDWYYVLGHKGEQSYPLEKAIQNTETVPFEQLASTKYPDVKLPVSGSMLGIWADEPANEYKEEEIFELMTAFANHNKDYFKADYTALRSALASVPTDLSIYTEESRSALAKVLDTLNWTISRAHQEKVDEQVTSLTQALSQLKPITQVGSQAENDVRALVEDKPSLEIVEKELDFEVVERTNPDLAKGERKVIQTGAKGQHREFVAVSALDQSRQVVGTEVSKEAVSEIVEVGTKEAKVVTPTPGLQDSPSPQADRPQVGQGGHHQVRPVAPEVKPLVNAQPAPVASDQKPVEEAKLAPVHDQTPSSQQLPETGQESILGLALLGAILGATGMSLKGREED from the coding sequence GTGGCAGCTCAACCGGTAACAGCAACGACTGAAACACCAGCTAAAGATCCAGAGCAAGAAGAAAAATTGGCTAAGAAAAAGGTCATCTCTATCGATGCCGGTCGCAAATACTTCTCACCTGATCAAATCAAGGAAATCATTGATGAAGCTAGTAAGACGGGCTATACCGATTTGCATCTCTTAGTTGGAAATGATGGTTTGCGCTTTGTTCTTGATGATATGTCCTTGCAGGTAGGAGATACGTCCTACTCTAGCCAGGCGGTGAAGGAAGCAGTCGAAAAAGGAACCAAAGCTTATTATGATGATCCAAATGGAACAGCCTTGACTCAGGCTCAAATGGATGACATTTTGGCTTATGCCAAATCCAAGAATATAGGCGTGATTCCAACGATCAATAGCCCAGGGCACATGGATGCAATTCTGACAGCTATGGAGCAATTGGGGATCGAAAACCCTCACTTCAATTACTTTGGTACGAAAAAATCAGAACGGACCGTTGATTTAGACAACCAAAAAGCCCTAGATTTCACCAAAGCCTTGGTGGACAAGTATGCGGCTTATTTCAGTGGCAAGACAGAAATCTTTAACATTGGTTTGGACGAATATGCCAATGATGCAACAGATGCCCATGGTTGGCAAGTCCTTCAAGCCAGCAAGTATTGGCCAGACGAAGGCTATCCAGACAAAGGATACGAAAAATTCATCCAATATGCCAATGATCTAGCGGCTATTGTGAAAAAACACAAGATGAAGCCAATGGCCTTCAACGATGGTATCTACTACAATGGCGATACTTCCTATGGAACTTTTGATAAGGATATCATTGTATCCTACTGGACAGGTGGTTGGAATGGCTATGATGTTGCTTCATCCAAGCTTTTGTCTGAACTAGGCCATCAAATTCTTAATACCAATGATGCTTGGTACTATGTCCTCGGTCGTGACAAAGCTGGATCAGGTTGGTACAATCTTGATCAAGGTCTTGAAGGAATTTCTAAATCAGCGATCGATTCCGTTCAGAAAAATGATGGGGCTAAGGTTCCCTTCATCGGTGGAATGGTAGCTGCCTGGGCAGATACGCCATCCGCAACCTACAAAAAAGAGCTTCTCTTTAAGCTCATGCACGCTTTTGCGGACAAGAACGCGGACTACTTTGTAGCAGATCCTGAAGTGGTTGAAAAAGCTCTTGCAGAAGCTCCAACTGATTTGGATCACTATACACCAGAGTCTCTAGTAGCCTTTACAGAAGCTAAAAAAGCTTTGGAAGGGGTAGGAGCAGACACGACTCGAGCAGAAGCGAAAGAACTGATTGCTTCTCTCAAAGCCGCTCAAGAGGCCTTGGTCCATACAGAAAGCTATGCCAAAGAGTTGGCGGACAAGGAAGCTGCTGAAAAACTAGCTAAGAGCAAAGTGATTTCCATTGACGCAGGGCGCAAATACTTCTCACTGGATCAGTTGAAACGAATCGTGGATAAGGCCAGTGAGCTAGGGTACTCTGACTTGCACCTCCTTGTCGGAAATGATGGTATGCGCTTTGTCCTCGATGATATGACCCTGGAGGCAAATGGCAAAACCTACACTAGCGACGATGTGAAAGCTGCTATCCTTGAAGGAACCAAGGCCTATTATGACGATCCAAATGGTCAAGCCTTGACCCAAGCAGAAATGGATGAGTTGCTAGCTTATGCTACCTCAAAAGGCATTGGTTTGATCCCAGCAGTCAATAGTCCAGGCCACATGGATGCCATTTTGGTAGCGATGCAAAAACTAGGTATCGAACATCCGCAAGCGACCTTTGATACGGTTTCCAAGACAACTATGGACCTGACCAACGAAGAAGCAGTCAACTTTACTAAGGCCCTAATTGGCAAGTACATGGACTATTTTAAAGGCAAGTCTAAGATCTTTAACTACGGAACAGACGAATACGCCAATGATGCCACTAATGCTCAAGGTTGGTACTACCTCAAATGGTATGAGCTCTATGGTAAATTTGCGGACTACGCCAACAGTCTTGCTGCCATGGCCCGCGAAAAAGGCTTGCAGCCAAATGACGATCCAAATGGTCAAGCCTTGACCCAAGCAGAAATGGATGAGTTGCTAGCTTATGCTACCTCAAAAGGCATTGGTTTGATCCCAGCAGTCAATAGTCCAGGCCACATGGATGCCATTTTGGTAGCGATGCAAAAACTAGGTATCGAACATCCGCAAGCGACCTTTGATACGGTTTCCAAGACAACTATGGACCTGACCAACGAAGAAGCAGTCAACTTTACTAAGGCCCTAATTGGCAAGTACATGGACTATTTTAAAGGCAAGTCTAAGATCTTTAACTACGGAACAGACGAATACGCCAATGATGCCACTAATGCTCAAGGTTGGTACTACCTCAAATGGTATGAGCTCTATGGTAAATTTGCGGACTACGCCAACAGTCTTGCTGCCATGGCCCGCGAAAAAGGCTTGCAGCCAATGGCCTTTAACGATGGCTTCTACTATGGAGACGAAGATGATGTTGCCTTTGACAAGGATGTCTTAATTTCTTACTGGTCTAAAGGATGGTGGGGCTACAATTTGGCATCACCACAGTACCTAGCAGACAAGGGCTACAAATTCCTCAACACCAACGGTGACTGGTACTATGTTTTGGGCCACAAGGGAGAGCAAAGTTATCCACTCGAAAAAGCCATCCAAAATACAGAAACCGTTCCGTTTGAACAATTAGCTTCAACTAAATACCCTGATGTGAAATTGCCGGTGTCCGGAAGTATGTTGGGAATCTGGGCAGATGAACCAGCCAATGAATACAAGGAAGAAGAAATCTTTGAACTTATGACTGCCTTTGCCAACCACAATAAGGACTATTTCAAAGCTGACTATACGGCCCTTCGTTCGGCTCTTGCCAGTGTTCCAACAGATCTTTCCATCTATACAGAGGAATCACGTTCAGCTCTTGCGAAAGTTTTGGATACATTGAACTGGACGATCAGTCGTGCCCATCAAGAAAAGGTAGATGAGCAAGTGACAAGCCTAACTCAAGCTCTCAGCCAGTTGAAACCAATCACCCAAGTGGGAAGCCAAGCAGAAAATGATGTCAGAGCCTTGGTAGAAGACAAACCAAGCTTGGAAATTGTTGAAAAAGAACTGGATTTTGAAGTCGTCGAACGTACGAATCCAGACTTAGCTAAGGGCGAACGGAAAGTGATTCAGACTGGTGCCAAAGGCCAACATCGTGAATTTGTTGCAGTATCTGCTCTTGATCAGAGTCGCCAAGTAGTAGGAACAGAAGTTTCGAAAGAAGCTGTTTCTGAGATTGTGGAAGTAGGAACCAAGGAGGCAAAAGTAGTCACTCCGACTCCAGGTTTACAGGATAGTCCAAGTCCTCAAGCAGACCGACCTCAAGTCGGTCAAGGAGGTCATCATCAAGTCAGACCAGTAGCTCCTGAAGTGAAGCCACTTGTGAACGCTCAACCAGCTCCAGTTGCTTCAGATCAAAAACCAGTAGAAGAGGCTAAGCTAGCACCGGTGCATGATCAAACACCATCTAGCCAACAGCTTCCTGAAACTGGCCAAGAGTCTATCTTAGGTTTGGCCTTGCTTGGAGCCATCTTAGGAGCGACAGGTATGAGTCTCAAAGGACGGGAAGAAGACTAA
- the truA gene encoding tRNA pseudouridine(38-40) synthase TruA, which translates to MTRYKATISYDGTLFAGFQRQPHARSVQEEIEKTLMRLNHGQAVTIHGAGRTDAGVHALGQVIHFDLPQPRDEEKLRFALDTQTPEDIDFIRVEQVADDFHSRYKKHSKTYEFIVDYGRPKNPMMRHYATSYPYPLDVAKMQEAIQKLEGTHDFTGFTASGTSVEDKVRTITEARLVEDVANHRLLFTFSGNGFLYKQIRNMVGTLLKIGNDRMPIEQIDLILEKKDRNLAGPTAAPNGLYLKEIRYE; encoded by the coding sequence ATGACACGATACAAAGCAACTATTTCTTACGATGGAACTCTATTTGCGGGTTTCCAACGACAACCGCATGCACGTAGTGTGCAAGAAGAAATCGAGAAGACCTTGATGCGTCTGAACCATGGACAGGCAGTGACCATCCATGGCGCGGGCCGGACGGATGCAGGCGTCCATGCCCTTGGGCAGGTCATCCATTTTGATCTCCCTCAGCCACGGGATGAGGAGAAGCTCCGCTTTGCTCTGGATACCCAGACCCCAGAGGATATTGATTTCATCCGGGTGGAGCAAGTAGCAGATGACTTTCACTCACGTTACAAGAAGCACAGCAAGACCTACGAATTCATCGTGGATTATGGCCGCCCCAAGAATCCCATGATGCGCCACTATGCAACTTCCTATCCTTACCCCTTGGATGTGGCCAAGATGCAAGAAGCCATCCAAAAATTGGAGGGGACCCACGATTTCACTGGCTTCACAGCTTCGGGAACCAGTGTGGAAGACAAGGTTCGCACGATTACAGAGGCTCGCTTGGTCGAGGACGTGGCAAATCATCGTCTTCTCTTTACCTTTTCGGGCAATGGCTTTCTCTACAAGCAAATCCGTAATATGGTGGGAACTTTGTTGAAGATCGGAAATGATCGGATGCCGATCGAGCAGATCGATCTGATTTTAGAAAAGAAGGACCGCAATCTAGCAGGTCCTACAGCAGCGCCAAATGGCTTATATTTAAAGGAGATCCGTTATGAGTAA
- a CDS encoding bifunctional hydroxymethylpyrimidine kinase/phosphomethylpyrimidine kinase, with protein MSNELILAISGNDIFSGGGLHADLATYTTNKQHGFVAVTCLTAMTEHGFEVIPVDPTTFAQQLNSLKDVPFSAIKLGLLPNVQVADLALDYVKAHAEIPVVLDPVLVCKETHDVEVSALRDELIKFFPYVTIITPNLPEAEILTQSKIQSLDDMKEAARKLHELGAATVVVKGGNRLNKEKAIDVFYDGQDFTVFEEDVLEKNNTGAGCTFASSIASQLVQGKATLEAVKASKDFVYQAIQKSDQYGVVQYDQ; from the coding sequence ATGAGTAATGAATTGATTCTAGCTATTTCAGGAAATGATATTTTTAGTGGGGGAGGTCTTCACGCTGACCTGGCCACCTATACAACCAACAAACAGCATGGCTTTGTAGCAGTGACTTGTTTGACCGCTATGACCGAGCACGGTTTTGAAGTCATTCCGGTGGATCCGACGACCTTTGCTCAACAGCTCAACTCTCTCAAGGATGTTCCTTTTTCTGCTATTAAACTCGGCCTCTTGCCAAATGTCCAAGTGGCAGACTTAGCCTTGGACTATGTCAAAGCCCATGCGGAGATTCCTGTGGTACTAGACCCTGTCTTGGTCTGCAAGGAAACTCATGACGTGGAAGTGTCAGCCCTTCGAGATGAATTGATCAAGTTCTTCCCTTATGTGACCATCATCACGCCAAACTTACCAGAAGCTGAGATCTTGACTCAAAGCAAGATTCAATCGCTCGACGATATGAAGGAGGCCGCTCGTAAGCTCCATGAATTAGGAGCAGCGACTGTCGTGGTCAAAGGGGGCAATCGCCTCAACAAGGAAAAAGCCATCGATGTCTTTTATGACGGCCAAGACTTTACGGTCTTCGAAGAAGACGTTTTAGAAAAGAATAATACAGGAGCTGGTTGTACTTTTGCCTCTAGCATAGCAAGCCAGTTAGTCCAAGGGAAGGCAACCTTAGAAGCTGTCAAAGCCTCTAAAGACTTTGTCTACCAAGCCATTCAAAAATCAGATCAATATGGAGTAGTTCAATATGACCAATAA
- a CDS encoding ECF transporter S component, producing the protein MTNKRTQVIAHLAILTALTVVLGYYTKLPTPTGMVTLLDLGVYFTAFYLGRKEGAVVGGLGAFLLDLVSGYPQWMFFSLLFHGAQGYFAGFKGKARYIGLLLATVIMVGGYALASALFLGNNWGPALAEIPHNLVQNFVGMALGYALYHFLPKKGN; encoded by the coding sequence ATGACCAATAAACGGACCCAAGTAATCGCGCATTTAGCCATTTTAACCGCCTTGACAGTTGTACTAGGCTATTATACTAAGTTGCCAACTCCTACCGGGATGGTGACCTTGCTGGATCTAGGTGTATACTTCACCGCCTTTTATTTGGGGCGCAAAGAAGGAGCAGTAGTTGGTGGTCTTGGCGCCTTTCTCTTAGACCTCGTCTCCGGTTATCCTCAATGGATGTTCTTTAGTCTTCTTTTCCACGGAGCTCAAGGCTACTTTGCTGGCTTTAAAGGAAAAGCCCGCTATATCGGTCTGTTACTTGCTACTGTCATCATGGTAGGTGGCTATGCACTAGCTTCAGCGCTCTTTTTAGGAAACAACTGGGGGCCAGCCTTAGCGGAGATTCCTCATAATTTGGTTCAAAACTTCGTTGGTATGGCTCTAGGATATGCTCTTTATCATTTCTTACCAAAGAAGGGAAATTAG
- a CDS encoding TIGR01440 family protein encodes MELEQLKRETQEILLDLLSKAHLRQGQILVLGLSTSEVAGASIGKNSSLEIGQAIVKTILNTLTPKGIYLAVQGCEHLNRALVVERELAEKKDLEIVNVLPSLHAGGAGQLAAFSYMKDPVEVEFITAQAGLDIGDTSIGMHVKHVQVPVRPVLKELGGAHVTALASRPKLIGGARASYQEDPLRKS; translated from the coding sequence ATGGAGTTGGAGCAATTAAAAAGAGAAACCCAGGAAATCTTGCTGGATCTTTTATCCAAGGCTCATCTGCGTCAGGGGCAAATCCTTGTGTTAGGCCTGTCAACCAGCGAGGTCGCTGGAGCAAGTATCGGTAAGAACTCAAGTTTAGAGATTGGGCAAGCCATTGTAAAAACCATCCTAAATACCCTAACTCCCAAAGGGATTTATTTAGCGGTTCAAGGATGTGAACATCTTAACCGAGCTCTGGTGGTCGAACGTGAACTAGCAGAAAAGAAAGACTTAGAAATCGTTAATGTACTACCGAGCCTCCATGCGGGAGGTGCCGGTCAGTTGGCAGCTTTTAGTTATATGAAAGACCCCGTCGAAGTTGAATTTATCACAGCTCAGGCGGGTTTGGATATTGGAGATACCTCTATCGGGATGCATGTCAAGCATGTGCAAGTACCTGTTCGTCCTGTCTTGAAAGAACTGGGGGGCGCTCATGTGACGGCTCTAGCCAGTCGTCCGAAGTTAATCGGAGGGGCGCGTGCTTCTTACCAAGAAGATCCGCTTCGAAAATCTTAA